In a single window of the Melanotaenia boesemani isolate fMelBoe1 chromosome 22, fMelBoe1.pri, whole genome shotgun sequence genome:
- the LOC121633186 gene encoding inactive Rho GTPase-activating protein 11B-like has product MKVTDNNVIRFHLHILYGISVKSFEKKKERILISGSKVFGVPLENLPRQYIPEFGLVPCFLVDACSLLLERAGTVGLFRKPGSLPRIRKLRAKLNHGEGCLSTALPYDVATLVKQFCRELPEPLFPSELHTALLKAQSLSNLRDRKAALQLLSCLLPARNSSCLHYLFDFLCKVSQRCTENLMTSTNLATIFTPCLLPPPNKTEMSEGRLELRVLVLWTFIENPDLFGVIPKAVMDSMEFLMNFHFQEDVNSRRGKQKRHSFKVMRSVRTVLRIQGKPKAGSTVSEQIQEHTSGDGPRMRRSLGMDTFPNIKQFRTCTSYTNKELCKMPVLTGVEKLQLVPWRRCSLP; this is encoded by the exons ATGAAAGTTACAGACAATAATGTGATTCGGTTTCATCTTCATATTCTTTATGGGATATCTGTGAAGAGCtttgagaagaaaaaggagaggaTTTTGATCAGTGGTTCAAAGGTGTTTGGTGTCCCTCTGGAAAATCTGCCCAGACAATACATTCCTGAGTTTGGACTTGTTCCCTG TTTCTTGGTAGATGCTTGTTCTTTACTACTGGAGCGTGCTGGGACAGTAGGTCTATTCAGAAAACCAGGATCTCTTCCTCGCATTAGGAAACTCAGG GCCAAGCTGAATCATGGAGAGGGTTGTCTGTCCACAGCCCTGCCATATGATGTTGCTACACTCGTCAAACAGTTTTGCAGGGAGCTTCCAGAGCCATTATTCCCTTCTGAGCTCCATACGGCTTTGCTGAAAGCACAGTCATTATCCAACCTAAGGGACAGGAAGGCAGCCCTCCAGTTGCTGTCCTGTCTGCTGCCTGCCAGAAACTCCTCTTGTCTGCATTACCTGTTTGACTTCCTCTGCAAAGTCTCTCAGAg ATGCACTGAAAACCTGATGACCAGTACCAACCTCGCTACAATCTTCACTCCGTGTCTCCTACCACCTCCAAATAAGACAGAGATGTCTGAAGGACGACTTGAACTAAGAGTTCTTGTTCTGTGGACCTTCATTGAAAATCCAGATCTGTTTG GTGTGATTCCAAAAGCTGTTATGGACAGTATGGAATTCCTCATGAATTTCCATTTTCAAGAAGATGTAAACTCAaggagaggaaaacaaaagagacaCAGTTTCAAAG TAATGAGATCTGTGAGGACAGTACTCCGGATTCAGGGTAAGCCAAAGGCCGGGTCTACAGTGTCTGAGCAGATCCAGGAGCACACATCAGGAGACGGACCAAGGATGAGGAGAAGCCTTGGCATGGATACTTTCCCAAACATCAAGCAGTTTAGGACTTGTACATCTTATACAA ataAGGAGTTATGCAAGATGCCTGTGCTCACTGGGGTGGAGAAATTGCAACTCGTACCCTGGAGAAGATGTTCTTTACCATGA
- the LOC121633188 gene encoding neuroendocrine protein 7B2 yields MTEMGSAVRLSVVSLLLCLQLGKAPARSPRTVDQVSEADIQRLLHGVMEQLGIARPRVEYPAHQATNIVGPQSIQGGAHEGLQHLGPYGNIPNIVAELTGDNVPKDLSDDHSYPDPPNPCPLGKTAADGCLENTPDTAEFSREFQKHQHLFDPEHDYPALAKWNKELLYQKLKGGPKRRKRSVNPYLLGQRLDNVVAKKSVPHFSEEEEEGAPNVSIASKSTT; encoded by the exons ATGACAGAAATGGGCTCAGCGGTGCGGTTATCGGTGGTCAGCCTCCTCCTTTGCCTGCAGCTCGGCAAAGCTCCAGCCCGCAGCCCACGTACGGTGGATCAGGTGTCAGAGGCCGATATACAGCGTCTCCTTCACGGTGTCATGGAGCAGCTGGGTATTGCACGGCCCAGAGTGGAATATCCAGCACATCAGGCCACCAACATTGTCGGGCCTCAGAGCATACAGG GTGGTGCACATGAGGGACTGCAGCATCTCGGTCCTTATGGGAACATCCCCAACATTGTGGCCGAGCTGACAGGTGACAATGTCCCCAAAGACCTCAGTGATGACCACAGTTACCCAGATCCTCCAAACCCCTGTCCCCTAGGAAAAACGG CAGCAGATGGGTGCCTGGAAAATACTCCTGACACAGCCGAGTTTAGCAGAGAGTTTCAAAAACACCAGCACCTATTCGACCCGGAGCATGACTACCCAGCACTGGCAAAGTGG AACAAGGAGCTTTTGTACCAAAAACTGAAGGGTGgaccaaaaagaagaaaaagg AGCGTCAATCCTTATTTACTGGGCCAGAGGCTGGACAACGTGGTTGCTAAGAAATCTGTTCCCCACTTCtctgaggaagaagaagagggagcACCAAATGTCTCTATTGCTAGCAAATCCACAACCTAA